The Coffea arabica cultivar ET-39 chromosome 1e, Coffea Arabica ET-39 HiFi, whole genome shotgun sequence genome has a window encoding:
- the LOC140013554 gene encoding uncharacterized protein isoform X6 encodes METKEEDGGCQEEWPTSPMRALEDAVRVAGEALQGVYSSKLSLPPLSPGGLVHRRTRSEILTSFQKRSNSFQRLKSHMQRALRWGSNSGEQSLSPPFNPEILANQKRQWCQVKSKSLDYKRYKEPTSLFEHFIIAGLHPDTNLEVVEDAFSKRRKWELEMEKSDILDFRMMQNRGPPVPTLEPQIIYAYPPGKRLPLRSKELAAFCFPSGVKAHLLKRTPSFTDLNKLVYGQEHLSRDDLSFIFSLKVADNATLYGVCLHVQEVVQRAPAICGGLSPLSQSSVGCSRFLVAAPRCYCLLTRVPFFELHYEMLNSVIAQGRLNRITRFVTELSLADYAPSASKSPYVNENSESPHYVTAGDWTATAIPVDHAVALTAAAAGIISDDEIPSSSSRWESFSTESVAASDASDHSQAKELDKDGGKSLERFDVDGSEGSDNHLDFEERTHMVYENSPTSDVGTCNGTRNRNVEHLESPESSFSSGRSIASDDDSDILFSNGTSLGEEMTPEWTKGNKNDLLQIVCNYHCRPLPPRGSEMVFQPLEHLQAIQYRRPPVSSLGINDELLDLQMHDIKEGVDVNLKLDAAEEAGALSIWTTATICRILSLENILALVTAVLLEKQVVVVCPNLGILSAVVLSLIPIIRPFQWQSLFLPILCRSYQTRCLTFWMHLFLSLLVSNINRSI; translated from the exons ATGGAGACTAAAGAAGAAGATGGTGGTTGTCAAGAGGAGTGGCCAACATCACCAATGCGGGCATTGGAGGATGCAGTGAGAGTTGCAGGGGAGGCATTGCAGGGTGTTTACTCTAGCAAACTAAGTCTACCGCCTCTGAGTCCAGGAGGGCTGGTGCATAGACGCACTCGTAGTGAAATATTAACTTCATTTCAGAAGCGAAGCAACAGTTTCCAGAGGTTGAAGTCTCATATGCAAAGAGCTCTGCGATGGGGAAGCAATTCGGGTGAGCAAAGCCTTTCTCCACCGTTCAACCCTGAGATTTTGGCTAATCAGAAACGACAATGGTGTCAGGTCAAATCGAAAAGCTTG GATTATAAGAGATATAAGGAGCCAACCTCACTTTTTGAACACTTTATTATTGCGGGTCTTCATCCAGATACTAATCTTGAAGTTGTTGAGGATGCATTTTCCAAAAGGAGGAAATGGGAGTTAgaaatggaaaaatctgatattCTTGATTTTAGAATGATGCAGAACAGGGGACCACCAGTTCCTACGTTGGAGCCTCAG ATAATTTACGCTTACCCTCCTGGAAAGAGATTACCTTTGCGCTCTAAAGAATTGGCTGCTTTCTGCTTCCCAAGTGGCGTGAAG GCACATCTACTCAAGAGAACCCCATCTTTCACTGATCTCAATAAACTTGTCTATGGACAG GAGCACTTAAGCAGAGATGACTTGTCGTTTATATTCTCGCTCAAA GTGGCTGACAATGCAACACTCTATGGTGTTTGCTTACATGTCCAAGAAGTTGTTCAAAGAGCACCTGCTATATGTGGTGGTCTATCGCCCCTTTCCCAATCATCTGTAGGTTGTAGTCGATTTTTGGTTGCTGCACCTCGCTGTTATTGTCTTCTAACTAGAGTTCCATTCTTTGAGCTACATTATGAGATGTTAAACAG TGTCATTGCGCAGGGGCGTTTAAATCGAATAACTCGTTTTGTTACTGAATTATCTCTTGCTGATTATGCACCTTCAGCATCAAAATCCCCTTATGTGAATGAAAATAGTGAGTCTCCTCATTATGTGACTGCTGGAGATTGGACAGCAACTGCAATACCCGTTGACCATGCAGTTGCTCTCACTGCTGCTGCAGCTGGGATTATATCAGATGATGAGATACCTTCATCATCATCAAGGTGGGAAAGTTTTTCTACTGAAAGTGTTGCTGCTAGTGATGCATCCGATCATAGTCAAGCAAAGGAGTTGGACAAAGATGGTGGAAAAAGTTTGGAGCGTTTTGATGTTGATGGCTCTGAGGGCTCTGATAACCACCTTGATTTTGAGGAGAGGACCCATATGGTTTATGAAAATAGCCCAACTTCAGACGTTGGGACTTGTAATGGAACAAGGAACCGAAATGTGGAGCATCTAGAAAGTCCTGAGTCTTCATTCAG TTCAGGGAGAAGCATAGCATCAGACGATGATAGTGACATTCTTTTTAGCAATGGCACATCTCTTGGAGAGGAGATGACACCAGAATGGACTAAG GGAAACAAGAATGATTTGTTACAGATAGTCTGTAATTACCATTGTAGGCCTCTTCCACCCCGAGGAAGTGAAATGGTTTTTCAACCACTTGAGCACCTACAGGCGATTCAGTATAGGAGACCTCCTGTTTCATCACTTGGAATTAATGATGAGCTTTTGGATCTACAAATGCATGATATAAAGGAAGGTGTTGAT GTCAATTTAAAATTAGATGCTGCTGAGGAAGCTGGTGCTTTATCAATATGGACAACTGCAACTATTTGCCGAATTCTTTCCCTAGAAAAT ATTTTGGCTCTAGTTACTGCAGTGCTACTGGAGAAACAAGTTGTGGTGGTCTGCCCCAATTTG GGTATTCTTTCTGCTGTAGTGCTGTCACTCATTCCCATCATCCGTCCTTTTCAATGGCAAAGTTTATTCCTTCCA ATTCTTTGCAGATCCTACCAGACAAGATGCTTGACTTTCTGGATGCACCTGTTCCTTTCATT GTTGGTGTCCAACATAAACCGGTCAATTTGA
- the LOC140013554 gene encoding uncharacterized protein isoform X1 has protein sequence METKEEDGGCQEEWPTSPMRALEDAVRVAGEALQGVYSSKLSLPPLSPGGLVHRRTRSEILTSFQKRSNSFQRLKSHMQRALRWGSNSGEQSLSPPFNPEILANQKRQWCQVKSKSLDYKRYKEPTSLFEHFIIAGLHPDTNLEVVEDAFSKRRKWELEMEKSDILDFRMMQNRGPPVPTLEPQIIYAYPPGKRLPLRSKELAAFCFPSGVKAHLLKRTPSFTDLNKLVYGQEHLSRDDLSFIFSLKVADNATLYGVCLHVQEVVQRAPAICGGLSPLSQSSVGCSRFLVAAPRCYCLLTRVPFFELHYEMLNSVIAQGRLNRITRFVTELSLADYAPSASKSPYVNENSESPHYVTAGDWTATAIPVDHAVALTAAAAGIISDDEIPSSSSRWESFSTESVAASDASDHSQAKELDKDGGKSLERFDVDGSEGSDNHLDFEERTHMVYENSPTSDVGTCNGTRNRNVEHLESPESSFSSGRSIASDDDSDILFSNGTSLGEEMTPEWTKGNKNDLLQIVCNYHCRPLPPRGSEMVFQPLEHLQAIQYRRPPVSSLGINDELLDLQMHDIKEGVDVNLKLDAAEEAGALSIWTTATICRILSLENILALVTAVLLEKQVVVVCPNLGILSAVVLSLIPIIRPFQWQSLFLPILPDKMLDFLDAPVPFIVGVQHKPVNLKTRTSSLVHVNVVKDQVKMCNLPVLPRHKELISKLEPVHARLSGEDSIAQRHPVYKCNEVQAEVAAQFLAVMRHYLESLCSDLRSYSITNVQSNNDRVSILLKDSFIDSFQSRDQPFIKAVHGKRVWYNKKCDVHVVE, from the exons ATGGAGACTAAAGAAGAAGATGGTGGTTGTCAAGAGGAGTGGCCAACATCACCAATGCGGGCATTGGAGGATGCAGTGAGAGTTGCAGGGGAGGCATTGCAGGGTGTTTACTCTAGCAAACTAAGTCTACCGCCTCTGAGTCCAGGAGGGCTGGTGCATAGACGCACTCGTAGTGAAATATTAACTTCATTTCAGAAGCGAAGCAACAGTTTCCAGAGGTTGAAGTCTCATATGCAAAGAGCTCTGCGATGGGGAAGCAATTCGGGTGAGCAAAGCCTTTCTCCACCGTTCAACCCTGAGATTTTGGCTAATCAGAAACGACAATGGTGTCAGGTCAAATCGAAAAGCTTG GATTATAAGAGATATAAGGAGCCAACCTCACTTTTTGAACACTTTATTATTGCGGGTCTTCATCCAGATACTAATCTTGAAGTTGTTGAGGATGCATTTTCCAAAAGGAGGAAATGGGAGTTAgaaatggaaaaatctgatattCTTGATTTTAGAATGATGCAGAACAGGGGACCACCAGTTCCTACGTTGGAGCCTCAG ATAATTTACGCTTACCCTCCTGGAAAGAGATTACCTTTGCGCTCTAAAGAATTGGCTGCTTTCTGCTTCCCAAGTGGCGTGAAG GCACATCTACTCAAGAGAACCCCATCTTTCACTGATCTCAATAAACTTGTCTATGGACAG GAGCACTTAAGCAGAGATGACTTGTCGTTTATATTCTCGCTCAAA GTGGCTGACAATGCAACACTCTATGGTGTTTGCTTACATGTCCAAGAAGTTGTTCAAAGAGCACCTGCTATATGTGGTGGTCTATCGCCCCTTTCCCAATCATCTGTAGGTTGTAGTCGATTTTTGGTTGCTGCACCTCGCTGTTATTGTCTTCTAACTAGAGTTCCATTCTTTGAGCTACATTATGAGATGTTAAACAG TGTCATTGCGCAGGGGCGTTTAAATCGAATAACTCGTTTTGTTACTGAATTATCTCTTGCTGATTATGCACCTTCAGCATCAAAATCCCCTTATGTGAATGAAAATAGTGAGTCTCCTCATTATGTGACTGCTGGAGATTGGACAGCAACTGCAATACCCGTTGACCATGCAGTTGCTCTCACTGCTGCTGCAGCTGGGATTATATCAGATGATGAGATACCTTCATCATCATCAAGGTGGGAAAGTTTTTCTACTGAAAGTGTTGCTGCTAGTGATGCATCCGATCATAGTCAAGCAAAGGAGTTGGACAAAGATGGTGGAAAAAGTTTGGAGCGTTTTGATGTTGATGGCTCTGAGGGCTCTGATAACCACCTTGATTTTGAGGAGAGGACCCATATGGTTTATGAAAATAGCCCAACTTCAGACGTTGGGACTTGTAATGGAACAAGGAACCGAAATGTGGAGCATCTAGAAAGTCCTGAGTCTTCATTCAG TTCAGGGAGAAGCATAGCATCAGACGATGATAGTGACATTCTTTTTAGCAATGGCACATCTCTTGGAGAGGAGATGACACCAGAATGGACTAAG GGAAACAAGAATGATTTGTTACAGATAGTCTGTAATTACCATTGTAGGCCTCTTCCACCCCGAGGAAGTGAAATGGTTTTTCAACCACTTGAGCACCTACAGGCGATTCAGTATAGGAGACCTCCTGTTTCATCACTTGGAATTAATGATGAGCTTTTGGATCTACAAATGCATGATATAAAGGAAGGTGTTGAT GTCAATTTAAAATTAGATGCTGCTGAGGAAGCTGGTGCTTTATCAATATGGACAACTGCAACTATTTGCCGAATTCTTTCCCTAGAAAAT ATTTTGGCTCTAGTTACTGCAGTGCTACTGGAGAAACAAGTTGTGGTGGTCTGCCCCAATTTG GGTATTCTTTCTGCTGTAGTGCTGTCACTCATTCCCATCATCCGTCCTTTTCAATGGCAAAGTTTATTCCTTCCA ATCCTACCAGACAAGATGCTTGACTTTCTGGATGCACCTGTTCCTTTCATT GTTGGTGTCCAACATAAACCGGTCAATTTGAAGACAAGAACTTCAAGTCTTGTGCATGTTAATGTGGTTAAAGATCAG GTTAAAATGTGTAACTTGCCTGTTCTTCCTCGACATAAGGAGCTTATTTCTAAACTTGAGCCAGTTCATGCTAGATTGTCTGGTGAAGATTCTATAGCTCAAAGACATCCAGTTTACAAGTGTAATGAAGTGCAG GCTGAAGTTGCAGCACAGTTTTTAGCAGTCATGAGACACTACTTAGAGTCTCTCTGCTCAGATTTGAGGTCCTATTCAATAACTAATGTACAATCAAACAATGACAGG GTTTCAATTCTTCTGAAAGATAGTTTTATTGATTCCTTTCAAAGTAGAGACCAACCATTTATTAAG GCAGTGCATGGAAAGCGCGTCTGGTATAATAAGAAATGTGACGTTCATGTAGTAGAATAG
- the LOC140013554 gene encoding uncharacterized protein isoform X4 gives METKEEDGGCQEEWPTSPMRALEDAVRVAGEALQGVYSSKLSLPPLSPGGLVHRRTRSEILTSFQKRSNSFQRLKSHMQRALRWGSNSGEQSLSPPFNPEILANQKRQWCQVKSKSLDYKRYKEPTSLFEHFIIAGLHPDTNLEVVEDAFSKRRKWELEMEKSDILDFRMMQNRGPPVPTLEPQIIYAYPPGKRLPLRSKELAAFCFPSGVKAHLLKRTPSFTDLNKLVYGQEHLSRDDLSFIFSLKVADNATLYGVCLHVQEVVQRAPAICGGLSPLSQSSVGCSRFLVAAPRCYCLLTRVPFFELHYEMLNSVIAQGRLNRITRFVTELSLADYAPSASKSPYVNENSESPHYVTAGDWTATAIPVDHAVALTAAAAGIISDDEIPSSSSRWESFSTESVAASDASDHSQAKELDKDGGKSLERFDVDGSEGSDNHLDFEERTHMVYENSPTSDVGTCNGTRNRNVEHLESPESSFSSGRSIASDDDSDILFSNGTSLGEEMTPEWTKGNKNDLLQIVCNYHCRPLPPRGSEMVFQPLEHLQAIQYRRPPVSSLGINDELLDLQMHDIKEGVDVNLKLDAAEEAGALSIWTTATICRILSLENILALVTAVLLEKQVVVVCPNLGILSAVVLSLIPIIRPFQWQSLFLPILPDKMLDFLDAPVPFIVGVQHKPVNLKTRTSSLVHVNVVKDQAEVAAQFLAVMRHYLESLCSDLRSYSITNVQSNNDRVSILLKDSFIDSFQSRDQPFIKAVHGKRVWYNKKCDVHVVE, from the exons ATGGAGACTAAAGAAGAAGATGGTGGTTGTCAAGAGGAGTGGCCAACATCACCAATGCGGGCATTGGAGGATGCAGTGAGAGTTGCAGGGGAGGCATTGCAGGGTGTTTACTCTAGCAAACTAAGTCTACCGCCTCTGAGTCCAGGAGGGCTGGTGCATAGACGCACTCGTAGTGAAATATTAACTTCATTTCAGAAGCGAAGCAACAGTTTCCAGAGGTTGAAGTCTCATATGCAAAGAGCTCTGCGATGGGGAAGCAATTCGGGTGAGCAAAGCCTTTCTCCACCGTTCAACCCTGAGATTTTGGCTAATCAGAAACGACAATGGTGTCAGGTCAAATCGAAAAGCTTG GATTATAAGAGATATAAGGAGCCAACCTCACTTTTTGAACACTTTATTATTGCGGGTCTTCATCCAGATACTAATCTTGAAGTTGTTGAGGATGCATTTTCCAAAAGGAGGAAATGGGAGTTAgaaatggaaaaatctgatattCTTGATTTTAGAATGATGCAGAACAGGGGACCACCAGTTCCTACGTTGGAGCCTCAG ATAATTTACGCTTACCCTCCTGGAAAGAGATTACCTTTGCGCTCTAAAGAATTGGCTGCTTTCTGCTTCCCAAGTGGCGTGAAG GCACATCTACTCAAGAGAACCCCATCTTTCACTGATCTCAATAAACTTGTCTATGGACAG GAGCACTTAAGCAGAGATGACTTGTCGTTTATATTCTCGCTCAAA GTGGCTGACAATGCAACACTCTATGGTGTTTGCTTACATGTCCAAGAAGTTGTTCAAAGAGCACCTGCTATATGTGGTGGTCTATCGCCCCTTTCCCAATCATCTGTAGGTTGTAGTCGATTTTTGGTTGCTGCACCTCGCTGTTATTGTCTTCTAACTAGAGTTCCATTCTTTGAGCTACATTATGAGATGTTAAACAG TGTCATTGCGCAGGGGCGTTTAAATCGAATAACTCGTTTTGTTACTGAATTATCTCTTGCTGATTATGCACCTTCAGCATCAAAATCCCCTTATGTGAATGAAAATAGTGAGTCTCCTCATTATGTGACTGCTGGAGATTGGACAGCAACTGCAATACCCGTTGACCATGCAGTTGCTCTCACTGCTGCTGCAGCTGGGATTATATCAGATGATGAGATACCTTCATCATCATCAAGGTGGGAAAGTTTTTCTACTGAAAGTGTTGCTGCTAGTGATGCATCCGATCATAGTCAAGCAAAGGAGTTGGACAAAGATGGTGGAAAAAGTTTGGAGCGTTTTGATGTTGATGGCTCTGAGGGCTCTGATAACCACCTTGATTTTGAGGAGAGGACCCATATGGTTTATGAAAATAGCCCAACTTCAGACGTTGGGACTTGTAATGGAACAAGGAACCGAAATGTGGAGCATCTAGAAAGTCCTGAGTCTTCATTCAG TTCAGGGAGAAGCATAGCATCAGACGATGATAGTGACATTCTTTTTAGCAATGGCACATCTCTTGGAGAGGAGATGACACCAGAATGGACTAAG GGAAACAAGAATGATTTGTTACAGATAGTCTGTAATTACCATTGTAGGCCTCTTCCACCCCGAGGAAGTGAAATGGTTTTTCAACCACTTGAGCACCTACAGGCGATTCAGTATAGGAGACCTCCTGTTTCATCACTTGGAATTAATGATGAGCTTTTGGATCTACAAATGCATGATATAAAGGAAGGTGTTGAT GTCAATTTAAAATTAGATGCTGCTGAGGAAGCTGGTGCTTTATCAATATGGACAACTGCAACTATTTGCCGAATTCTTTCCCTAGAAAAT ATTTTGGCTCTAGTTACTGCAGTGCTACTGGAGAAACAAGTTGTGGTGGTCTGCCCCAATTTG GGTATTCTTTCTGCTGTAGTGCTGTCACTCATTCCCATCATCCGTCCTTTTCAATGGCAAAGTTTATTCCTTCCA ATCCTACCAGACAAGATGCTTGACTTTCTGGATGCACCTGTTCCTTTCATT GTTGGTGTCCAACATAAACCGGTCAATTTGAAGACAAGAACTTCAAGTCTTGTGCATGTTAATGTGGTTAAAGATCAG GCTGAAGTTGCAGCACAGTTTTTAGCAGTCATGAGACACTACTTAGAGTCTCTCTGCTCAGATTTGAGGTCCTATTCAATAACTAATGTACAATCAAACAATGACAGG GTTTCAATTCTTCTGAAAGATAGTTTTATTGATTCCTTTCAAAGTAGAGACCAACCATTTATTAAG GCAGTGCATGGAAAGCGCGTCTGGTATAATAAGAAATGTGACGTTCATGTAGTAGAATAG
- the LOC140013554 gene encoding uncharacterized protein isoform X3, protein METKEEDGGCQEEWPTSPMRALEDAVRVAGEALQGVYSSKLSLPPLSPGGLVHRRTRSEILTSFQKRSNSFQRLKSHMQRALRWGSNSGEQSLSPPFNPEILANQKRQWCQVKSKSLDYKRYKEPTSLFEHFIIAGLHPDTNLEVVEDAFSKRRKWELEMEKSDILDFRMMQNRGPPVPTLEPQIIYAYPPGKRLPLRSKELAAFCFPSGVKAHLLKRTPSFTDLNKLVYGQEHLSRDDLSFIFSLKVADNATLYGVCLHVQEVVQRAPAICGGLSPLSQSSVGCSRFLVAAPRCYCLLTRVPFFELHYEMLNSVIAQGRLNRITRFVTELSLADYAPSASKSPYVNENSESPHYVTAGDWTATAIPVDHAVALTAAAAGIISDDEIPSSSSRWESFSTESVAASDASDHSQAKELDKDGGKSLERFDVDGSEGSDNHLDFEERTHMVYENSPTSDVGTCNGTRNRNVEHLESPESSFSSGRSIASDDDSDILFSNGTSLGEEMTPEWTKGNKNDLLQIVCNYHCRPLPPRGSEMVFQPLEHLQAIQYRRPPVSSLGINDELLDLQMHDIKEGVDVNLKLDAAEEAGALSIWTTATICRILSLENILALVTAVLLEKQVVVVCPNLGILSAVVLSLIPIIRPFQWQSLFLPVGVQHKPVNLKTRTSSLVHVNVVKDQVKMCNLPVLPRHKELISKLEPVHARLSGEDSIAQRHPVYKCNEVQAEVAAQFLAVMRHYLESLCSDLRSYSITNVQSNNDRVSILLKDSFIDSFQSRDQPFIKAVHGKRVWYNKKCDVHVVE, encoded by the exons ATGGAGACTAAAGAAGAAGATGGTGGTTGTCAAGAGGAGTGGCCAACATCACCAATGCGGGCATTGGAGGATGCAGTGAGAGTTGCAGGGGAGGCATTGCAGGGTGTTTACTCTAGCAAACTAAGTCTACCGCCTCTGAGTCCAGGAGGGCTGGTGCATAGACGCACTCGTAGTGAAATATTAACTTCATTTCAGAAGCGAAGCAACAGTTTCCAGAGGTTGAAGTCTCATATGCAAAGAGCTCTGCGATGGGGAAGCAATTCGGGTGAGCAAAGCCTTTCTCCACCGTTCAACCCTGAGATTTTGGCTAATCAGAAACGACAATGGTGTCAGGTCAAATCGAAAAGCTTG GATTATAAGAGATATAAGGAGCCAACCTCACTTTTTGAACACTTTATTATTGCGGGTCTTCATCCAGATACTAATCTTGAAGTTGTTGAGGATGCATTTTCCAAAAGGAGGAAATGGGAGTTAgaaatggaaaaatctgatattCTTGATTTTAGAATGATGCAGAACAGGGGACCACCAGTTCCTACGTTGGAGCCTCAG ATAATTTACGCTTACCCTCCTGGAAAGAGATTACCTTTGCGCTCTAAAGAATTGGCTGCTTTCTGCTTCCCAAGTGGCGTGAAG GCACATCTACTCAAGAGAACCCCATCTTTCACTGATCTCAATAAACTTGTCTATGGACAG GAGCACTTAAGCAGAGATGACTTGTCGTTTATATTCTCGCTCAAA GTGGCTGACAATGCAACACTCTATGGTGTTTGCTTACATGTCCAAGAAGTTGTTCAAAGAGCACCTGCTATATGTGGTGGTCTATCGCCCCTTTCCCAATCATCTGTAGGTTGTAGTCGATTTTTGGTTGCTGCACCTCGCTGTTATTGTCTTCTAACTAGAGTTCCATTCTTTGAGCTACATTATGAGATGTTAAACAG TGTCATTGCGCAGGGGCGTTTAAATCGAATAACTCGTTTTGTTACTGAATTATCTCTTGCTGATTATGCACCTTCAGCATCAAAATCCCCTTATGTGAATGAAAATAGTGAGTCTCCTCATTATGTGACTGCTGGAGATTGGACAGCAACTGCAATACCCGTTGACCATGCAGTTGCTCTCACTGCTGCTGCAGCTGGGATTATATCAGATGATGAGATACCTTCATCATCATCAAGGTGGGAAAGTTTTTCTACTGAAAGTGTTGCTGCTAGTGATGCATCCGATCATAGTCAAGCAAAGGAGTTGGACAAAGATGGTGGAAAAAGTTTGGAGCGTTTTGATGTTGATGGCTCTGAGGGCTCTGATAACCACCTTGATTTTGAGGAGAGGACCCATATGGTTTATGAAAATAGCCCAACTTCAGACGTTGGGACTTGTAATGGAACAAGGAACCGAAATGTGGAGCATCTAGAAAGTCCTGAGTCTTCATTCAG TTCAGGGAGAAGCATAGCATCAGACGATGATAGTGACATTCTTTTTAGCAATGGCACATCTCTTGGAGAGGAGATGACACCAGAATGGACTAAG GGAAACAAGAATGATTTGTTACAGATAGTCTGTAATTACCATTGTAGGCCTCTTCCACCCCGAGGAAGTGAAATGGTTTTTCAACCACTTGAGCACCTACAGGCGATTCAGTATAGGAGACCTCCTGTTTCATCACTTGGAATTAATGATGAGCTTTTGGATCTACAAATGCATGATATAAAGGAAGGTGTTGAT GTCAATTTAAAATTAGATGCTGCTGAGGAAGCTGGTGCTTTATCAATATGGACAACTGCAACTATTTGCCGAATTCTTTCCCTAGAAAAT ATTTTGGCTCTAGTTACTGCAGTGCTACTGGAGAAACAAGTTGTGGTGGTCTGCCCCAATTTG GGTATTCTTTCTGCTGTAGTGCTGTCACTCATTCCCATCATCCGTCCTTTTCAATGGCAAAGTTTATTCCTTCCA GTTGGTGTCCAACATAAACCGGTCAATTTGAAGACAAGAACTTCAAGTCTTGTGCATGTTAATGTGGTTAAAGATCAG GTTAAAATGTGTAACTTGCCTGTTCTTCCTCGACATAAGGAGCTTATTTCTAAACTTGAGCCAGTTCATGCTAGATTGTCTGGTGAAGATTCTATAGCTCAAAGACATCCAGTTTACAAGTGTAATGAAGTGCAG GCTGAAGTTGCAGCACAGTTTTTAGCAGTCATGAGACACTACTTAGAGTCTCTCTGCTCAGATTTGAGGTCCTATTCAATAACTAATGTACAATCAAACAATGACAGG GTTTCAATTCTTCTGAAAGATAGTTTTATTGATTCCTTTCAAAGTAGAGACCAACCATTTATTAAG GCAGTGCATGGAAAGCGCGTCTGGTATAATAAGAAATGTGACGTTCATGTAGTAGAATAG